TTCAAGGAGTTGCCTGCTGTGGCTCTACGCAGTGGTAAGACGGCAGGAAGAAGGATGTACCACACCCGCAGCCAAGGGGACAACAGTGTGTAAGGTCCTCTTCTGAAGGAGGGACGATTTATGGGCAATAATTAACGTTAATTTCAGCAAGTAAAATTGGCAACATTGTTAGTTGTGAGTGGTTCTGTAAGGCATCCAGTTCTAATGTTATtgctgaaaaggaaaagatgggtaggcaaatgaagaagaaaaaaatcaggtataatttaaaaatccagaaaattatTTCGGTTAAGTCTAAAATAAAGTTTCTTTATGTTGAACAGATCTTTGGTGGAGGAATTCAGGAAAACTCTCTGTTCCCTATGGCAAGGGAACCAGACCGCCTTCAGTCCAGACTCCTTGTTTTATGCCATATGGAAAATCATGCCAAGTTTCAGGTACACCCACAttgtaaaaactgttttctatAAGTTAAGCTGCTAATGCAGAGCAGGAAACTGTTTCCGTTTCACTTCTGTTGTTGTTCCGAAGTGTTACCGTTTTTAGTCACACTACTAACAAAGGTGCATTGTGTTtcaaaaaactgcaataaaccATTGTGAGTCATTGCATGAATGCAATttaaagctgtgtttgtgtgtgcagaggTTATCAGCAGCAGGATGCCCATGAATTCATGCGTTACTTACTGGACCACCTCCACAGGGAGCTACAGTACAGCCGTAACGGGGCGTCTCATCCAGTCTCACCTCAGGATGGAGTCAGACTCTCTAGTACAGATGGCAAATGCTGCACGTGAGTCCTTCTAACCATACactgattttgcttttgttgtctCAGCGGGATCCtgaatttttttgcatatagttAATATTTCCTACTTTTTTCCAGTTAACACAGACTAGTTGTAACAATATACTATCGGCATGACCATATTTAGCAGTAAGTCACTATAACTTGAATGTAAAAGCtactgcatgttttgtttttttttattctttacagAAATGGGACCGCCAGTGTTGTGACATCCATTTTTGGTGGTATACTTCAGAATGAAGTCAACTGCCTAATTTGTGGGACAGAATCTCGAAAGTTTGATCCATTTCTTGGTAAGACATAAACGAAACCACACACTGAGCGGCTTTTGTTGTCCCATACAGCAAAGTTCATGTGTCAGTGTTTGGCAagataacacaaaaataaatttggGTTTCTGTAGCAAATCTTTTTATTGTTGCTCTACATCataaagcaaataaatgaatgaaaagccATTTATTATAGAGTTATAGAGTTAAACTTGATATAGCCTGATGGTGCGTGACACGTCATGTTTTTccccttgtgtgttttttactcAGATCTGTCTTTGGACATTCCCAGTCAGTTCAGACAAAAGAGAAATAAGGACCAAGAGCCAGTGCCAACATGCACTCTACGTGGTAAGTTTCTTGTAGTCAAAAATGATCTTTTATAGGCCTAGTTTCAAAGTTTGTGACACTAAAATTCTTCAGagcttttcaatttttttgtgtgtatttgtttttgtttttctttaagactGCTTACATAGCTTCACCGACCTGGAAGAACTCGATGACACAGAGCTGTATTACTGCCATAAGTgtaaaaagagacagaaatcaACCAAGAAGTTTTGGATCCAGAAGCTGCCAAaggtttttttatatatattaatattttaatatacacTTCACTGTATCTACTATTAAACTATAAAAACATATGTTTGCTTTTACTTCTTAAATAAATTGCACTTTTGTTTCTACTCATAGGTTTTGTGCCTGCACCTAAAACGGTTCCACTGGACTGCCTTTTTGAGAAACAAGGTGGATACCTATGTAGAATTTCCACTGAAAGGTCTGGACATGAGAGGCTACTTACTTGAGGTGAGCCCAACACTCAcagcctttttattttctttgtttttccacaacAGCTACATTTAAGAGTCAGATCAAATGCTGATCTGCAGTTTAATCAGGAGACCGTAAGATATGCTTTTAATGGCAGATAATACAAAGGCCAGAGTAGGTTGGTGAGAAAACACACCAGCTAAAATTCATAAAAACTGCAGTAAATGTTTGCAGAAATTTGCTACAATTTTGCTGGCTCCTAAAAACTCACAGTGCTGTATCAGTAAACACTTGTACAGCCAGTGATGAtcatctttttccatttttctgctCTTACGACAGAAAAACAAGTTCACAGAAATTACCATTGTGGAAATTGTTGGTATCCAAGTCAGTGTGGTAGGAAAGATCACAACAGGAACGTAGTTTACTTATGCTAGTTTGAATTTTTTGTAATGAAGCATTATAGTtttgttacttaaaaaaaaatacatttgaaaaaagtaacacacatTTATCTAAATAAGAATTTATATCAACACAATGGTAAAAACACATTGTGGTTGTTGGCAGTGACACTGATTGTGATTGGTTGATGAGGCTGgtgtcctaaaatgtacacgAGTGCTCTGATTGATAATAAAGTATTAAAGAAATATGCTAAATTATTAACAGTAGTGCACAGACCTGGGTTGTTAAACTACCATCTGTAgcaaatgcatttttcattaTTGGATCAGTGGTTACCACCTGCATTTGTGACTTTCTGATAGATCTCCAGCTGGTTACGTAGGAGGTCCGTGCTTGTGTTCACAACTTTGCAAGATGCTGTGATGGCTGATTCACACCTATGTCTGATTCGGGGACATGGAGTgtctatttcatttcatttcagagtgcaaaCAGTTTTATACTGGGCATAAACTGCTTTTGATTAGATCTTTATGTAAGGTCTGGAATTCAGAGTACTTGTGACAAGTATTAATCTTGTTTGTCTGAATGCTCCAGAGCTTCAGGGGGTGCTATTCTACAGCAAATCGCTTTTCTGACCGCTGTGCAATAAGTATGTCAGTTTTTTGTTATAATACGAGAGCTTCTCCTAACATACAACCACAATTCCTAAGTAGTTGGGACACTGTAAAATGCCAATGTCTCATAAATCCATATTTGATTCATAATTGAACATAGAAAACACATCcagtgtttaaactgagaaaatgtaccTTTTTAAGCAATATATAAGcgaattttatatattttatatacagcAACACATCTCAAAGGAGCAGAGACAGGGTTACATATAAAGTTTAGCATTTttttgctgaaatatgcaaggccAACCTTGAAAAAGATGTCATCTGGATGCTCTAAAACCCATATGTGCCTTTCAGTGTTGATGGTGTCTTTCCAAGGCCTATTTCAAGTTCCAGTCACTCGTGCACTCCCATACTGTCAAAAAGGATTTCAAATTTCGATTTGTCTGATTTGTCTgtcttttaaatgagctttggctGAGAGAAAACTGCAAGGTTTCTTGATCAAAGTCACATATGGCTGCTTCTCTGTATGATGGAgttttccatgacagaatcatgtctgtttttaatgcattgcTGACTGAGTGAAGATCACCACATCCAATATGGATTTTAAGCTTTGTCCCTTTGTCTCCAAATTCTGTGAATCCTTTCATTATTATGTACTGCAGATAAAGAGTTGTTACACATTTTTTTAGATGCCATTTTTTGTGGATTGGTGAACCTCTGTCTACTTCTGAGAAATTCTGTcactctaaggctacgttcacactgcaggcgaaagcgcatcaaatccgatttttttgaccctatgcgacccatatccgatcatgctatgacagtgtgaacggcgcaaatccgatattttcaaatccgatctgggtcactttcgtatgtggtactgaatccgatacatatccgatgttttagaaagcgactgctgtttgaacggtcaagtcgcattaaatccgccttttacgtcaccgacacaagactgaagccaattatcagcgcccaagaagacatcgcgaacgcttcctggccatccagtgtagatgtcagtgaaactgttgggaagacaacgtaaacattttatttgtactgtataatctgcagattctgacagaaatctgcagctatcctttgaagcaccgctcctctcttaaacagcaataaggatcattattaggttatttacattattatgtaaataacaaaataacttaaagcaaaaattgggaaacgtaaagtccgaagtctttatattaacggccatcagtcaaacaatactgtttgttcttggtctaaacagagcgcgttgtgtgtgacgtcttcttttgcgcatgcgggccgctttgagcgttcacactagagcgcgtttgctgtcgcattttatttgtagtgtggacgaggagacaaaaaaatcggatttgatcaaaaaatcggaattgagcattaagacctgcagtgtgaacgtagcctaagatgctctttttttgCCCAATCATCTGTTGCCAATTAACTGGATAAGTTGCTAATTGCTTCTCCGGCTGTTCTTTTAATGGGGCATTCGTGAATAAGCCAGAATTCAGGATTTTTGAGTTCCCATATGGAATTTGATGTGGAATGCCCACTCAGCTTTTATTTCTCATTAGGAAAGTCGGTAGAGCCCACCAACCCTGAGTTAGCAATCCAAGATGGAGTTGAACGTAAACAgtagtaaaacttttttttttcttttttgtttttacattattttggaATTGGGTTTGTACTTTAAAATTATTAGCAAACATAAATCTTTAATGtttgtgtgactttttttttcagtccaaGAGCTCAGTTGCAGATCTGCTCCTTTTGCTCTGTCAACAGATAAAAATAGTCTTGTACATTGTTCTTCACACAGAAGGTCAAACAACACATGTACACAAATACAAGCAATGAGTGAGAGCTCGGGATGTTGGCAGCTAATTTGCTAAATAACAGGAAAAACTGGTCTAGTCAAAACGACAGAAAAATCCtcggaaaacattaaaaagtgaaCAGAATTTAAACCattgcaaacacacactgagtgAGATTGTTTTGGCTCTGTGAGTTCAGCAGTGCTAGCAGCAGTGACCTTCTTTTCTGGGAGCTTCCACATGAAGAATGTGGTCACACCTGGCCTCGGCTGCTTGGCTCTAATCCAGTTTATTCCGGCGAAGCTGATATACaactgctttgttttattttttgtttgtttgttttttaaaacatcaaaatactGCAAAACAGCCTTGTTACCATGGTTGTTACTTGCTTTAATCTGTTCAACTGCCATCGAAAGTGTGGTGAACTGGAAGTGGTCAGTGTCCCTGTATCCCAGCTCAACCAGTAACTGCTATTGTAcatgaataaaataagaaaaacaggcTTAACTGACTCGTAATTCTGGTACTGActagatcaggggtgggcaatctcagtccacgagggccggtgtccctgcaggttttagatgtgtcctcgaaccaacacagctgatttaaatggctaaattagctcctcaacatgtcctgaagttctccagaggcctggtatcatgtgattcaggtgtgttgacccaaggtgagatctaaaacctgcagggacgcCAGCCCTcatggactgagattgcccacccctggactAGATAGTGCAGCAGCGTTTAAACACGTAGTCCATTAATCGCGTACATCTCTACTCATAACTGAAGGAGTGTAAACTGTTTTGATTATTATCTGTCTGCCAGTTTGTGGCTTGTATCCACTTCCAGGTGTTAAGGGCATTTCCACAgcattttccttttgctctgttgTTTTTGCAGCCAGAGAAGTCATTACCAGGGAGCTGCCTGTATGACCTTGTTGCTGTCGTGGTGCATCATGGATCTGGGTGAGTAGTTTAACATTGTTGAGTCTGGCTTTCCTGATTTGTTAGATGGTGTAAAATGCGGTAATTACACAGCTTTCTTAGTCAAGAAGCATCCATGTTTAGAGGTCATGAATCAAAGCTATAATTAATAACTGATTTAAAAGGGCCAGCTTGatccatattttgtttttttttgtttttttttgtacaagtgtattttttgtgttgtaGAAGAATAAGGAACTGAATCCTAACATGCATTCAAGACTGGGCTATGGATCTGTGCATTATTATCTGCCAGCTTTGAATTACTGTATAGCCGGATCACATCCGCTTTGTGAaagctgcagtttaaaaattTATGTAGCCGCTAAAAGGCATTAGGCTGCAAGTCCttgaaaacacatttagatTCAAACAGAATCAAAGTGCTTTTGTCTTTGGCCTCTAGGTTGCAGTGTTGCACTGCTGATATATTGTCGAGCTGAATTCTCCCCTCTTGCTTCAGCAACGATAGATGAACTCTTGCATGAAAGCAGGCAGCAGAATAtgacgtgtgtttgtgttcacagGGTTGGGTCGGGGCATTATACAGCGTACGGCAGCCATGAGGGTCACTGGTACCACTTCAACGACAGCACAGTGACTCTGACCAATGAGGATACAGTGAGGAAGGCCAAAGCCTACATCCTCTTCTACGTAGAGAGGACTGGTCAGGTGCCCTCTGACACAAGCGCATCAAACAGCACAGCCACGAATAAGCCTGCCGTGGACGCTGCAGCTGTGGACAGTGTTTCTCCAGAAATAGTTTCTCAGGACACAGTCGTAGCCGATACGGTAGCTACAGATCTGGATTTTGCGGACGCAGCATCGTCACACGAGGACGTCGCGGGCGAGAAAGAGGAGGTAGATGTGAACAAAGACATGGCTACACTGGCTGAGGGTGACACAGTatcagtgaaagctgcagcagaTGCAGATACCTCAGACAAGGCTGCAACAGAAGAATCTCACCAAGCTCTACAAACTGTTGCACAATAAATAATTCTTTGAGATTTCACTGCCTCAGACCAGCTCGTGACTTTTGTTTCGACTTCACCTCAATCACATTTGTCACCGTGCTTGATTATAATTTTCACATAACATTCACATTTTCACTCTTGTGTTATGATTTGTTTGAAAGCGTCATGTTTTAACTTGCTGCTTAATTTGTTTAGTAGactttttgcatgttttctctCGATGATGTGCCCTCATACCGAGGTAGACTTCTCCATATCCAATAGATTCCAAAGGTGATCGTTTAAAGTTTAACGTATTGAAGCTTTAGCCTTGGAAAACCTCAGTTGGTCCAATGTTTAGCCTAGACTGAAGAGATTCATTGTCAAGAACACTGTGTAATATTTGGCATTTctattgtttttaaagtttcacaTGTCATATTTTTCACCTTAAGAGCCCAGTAGTTCTGTTTTCCAGTCATTAGAGGATATTTTAAGATTTAGAATGCAATGCATTTGACTGACTGGTGCTCATTAGGGCTTTAGAAAGTTGTTTTAACGTCTTGACCAGAACCAATGTAAAAAGAAGTGATCATTCTCAAAAAGTTTGCCTGTACTGATGCTGGAGTATCATGTAACATTTTATGTTGATTTGAAATGGCCATACACGGGGACCTGAAGTGAAATTCTCTTCAAATGTGTACCAGGCAACACGAACATGACAGAATACAATGGAGAACATTTTATTAAGATGTTTGTGTTGGGCTGTTTTTATCATCGACGGCAACCGGCCGACCCGCTGCAGTAAAAGGCAAACAAGACGCCACGGTTCACGTTAGGTGGTGGTTGCTGCACTGTCACAAGGAAAGATGGTAAGACCAAAACTAATAAAGTGAAGTTCCAAGTTAAGATTTTGCAGGAGTGAATATTGAAGAAAAACATGTATAGAAATCTGTTCATTAGTCAGGAGTAGGGATATTAACCTAGCGAGCAGCTCTGGAGGAATTAAAGAACTGCATCACTAATGTTTCTACACTAGCCTctatttttaagcttatacTGCGAATCTATTTTCTAAACAGGTTCATGTACTTTATGCAAATTAAATATCATCAAACTATTTATTGACGCGTATGTTAGGAAcagttttttccatttgtgtgtgtgtgtgtgtgtacagtagaCACATGCAtactaaaatatatttcatgtgTATTTCCAGTATACAACTGTCTCAACACCCTTATTATGCCTTGTAATGATTAACTGGCTTTGATATGACCCAAGTAGGACTTCTAAAATGAGAGCCTTTAAGTTGTCttccccacacaaacacacacacacacactcgcagagTCACCCTCCCCCCTGCACACGTGCCACCCAGTGAGCCGTCTCACTCTGGCAGGAACAGGCACTCCTGTATGCTGAGGAGCAGCTGCTCTTCATCGCCTGCACACAGGTGGTTGCGGTTTGTTATTCTGTCCCCATCAGTGATACAAGTGCCccccttgttttgttgtttcagatTTTTTGATTATATCccaaatgtggaaaaaacaacGTTGGAGATCTTGTAAGGGGCGTCGTGACACGGTGACGCAGAGTACAGAATGTGATCCGCCTTCCAGCAGTGGAATTTCCCAGTGTCCTGCTTTTTTATAGAGATCGCCGATAAAGAGTGACGTAGAAAAAGCTGGCAAGGAAGTGTGGAGTGATGACATGGGCTGAATGGTATTTTGCATTTTGCCAACTCTGTACGTCCTCTGCGAGCCAACTGAACAAACACTCTGAGTTGTAGTACTGTCTGTTCCTTGAGGCAAAGTCCTGCGTACGGCTTGTGACTTTCACTCACATGAAGCGTTTTCCACGTTATGTGGCTCTCTGATGGTCTCGATCACAATGCAGGGAATGCAGATCCCTTTAAGTACATTAaatacagacttttttttaaacattggtACATTTCGCAAAGAatcatttaatgtaaaaatttGACACTGATAAATCATCCCATTATTTTTCACTAcctctgtttttaaaagtatcaCAGAATTTTTTCATAATTCTTGAGGTGttttaggtttgtttttttccctccaacTTGACCCCTAACCGTAGTTGTTGCACGGGTGTTTCTGCACTACCCAGTGAaggtgtttctcttttttttatgtctcttAGTGTGTATCTGAGAACTAGGCCAGGACAGTGTAAACATCTGGCTGAATCCAGCACTTGCTGCCTGTTGAGAGCCATGACAGATGGAAAGGGAGCGTATGGCTCAAACACTTCCATCTTTGACTGCACAGCAGTTGTCTTCCCAAAATAGCCCGTGCTCTACGGCCTTATATGTGCAGGCCTGTGTGGTGTGCCTGAGGGGGCATCATGTATCTAGGCCACACAATACGGGATGTGGGCTCATTGTTGCTGCTTACCAGCAGGCCTATCACTGCCCCAGGGACGAAGCCTATCTCTATGTCTCAGGACAACACACCATGCATCTCATTCAGCTCAACCGTGAGTGTCTCCTTCACCTTTTCTCCTTCCTGGACAAAGACAGTCGGAGGAGTTTGTCCCTCACCTGTCATCAGCTGCGTGAGGTCTTCCTGGACCCCTGTCTCTGGAATCTACTCCACTTCAGCTCCCCTTGTCAGCTCAGGAAGGACAACTTTGTGCTGGGACCCTCGTTGCGTTACTTAACTATTAGTTGGTACTCCAGCATGGTCCTGCAAGTGTGCAACATTGAGGACTGGTTGAAGAGCTCGTTTCAGAAGAACATCTGCAGTAAACACGAAAGCCTGGTCAGCACGTTCCTGGCCCATGTCTGCTatatgtgagtgtttgtgtgtggctcTACCCTGCTGTGTTGTGTGATCAGAATGACAGCTGATAAAAGCTGAGAGAGGACACTGTAATATCCTGTAATAATACCTCAAGCACTGACTTTTAAACACCTTAAAAGTAGAGTAGAATTAACATGACATTGGCACAGCTTGTGTTCATCTTGACACTGGCACGAGAACAAATTGCGTCTCTCTTTATGTGTCTTGAGGATGCTCACACAATTTGGGGGAGGGGATGTTGCTTTCAGGGTCATTTACACCCACATCAGGGAACCAAATGGTTTTCATTTAAAGGCACGTCGCTCAGTCTAACTGCCATGTTTAGCTGCAGGCAGCATGGAACATGATCATTAGAAACAGATGGCATATCCACAACTGGCTGTggagacagaaaaatgacacATCTGTGGGACACAAGACTGATTCTATTAACTAACATAACTGTGGTCACatatcaaaatatatttaatgaatGACGTGACAGTTGGACTTGATAGGTCGCTGAAAAGTAGCCGTTTTGGCTTTTGGCCTTGTGTGCGTGGCCGGGTCCAGGCAGGAATCGTCCCGGAGAGGCGTAATGAGGTCTCTGGATAATTTCTTCAAGGCAGCCAGTAATAACAGTCGATGTGAGGGAGCTTGGCCACCACAGCTGGCCGGGACAAGAGGAAGGGAAAGGGGGAAAGGGGCAGTCTCAGTGGCGTGTGTACAACCCTGTGAGGACTTCCTGTATTGTGAAATTTGAGATTTGTGATGTGAGAGCTGTGAGATGAGTCAGAGTTTAGAACCACCCACTTCGTCTGAGGCTTGCATCTCTGTGTCCTTAAGGCACACTCTCTGCATACTGATAAACCCTCCCAAATTGTCAGAAGAAAGGAAGCGCACGTGACAAAGTGGGCGGGAACACAGAGGCTGTGGGGGTGATAAAGAGTGACTTGGCTCCAGACCCTCCCAGTCAGCTGCATAGTGGAGATTTATGCAGGCAGGTGGAGCCTACAATTGGCTCTTTGTTGCCGTCAGAGGAATGAACATGTGCTCTGTCTGTGCCTGCCTCTTCCTGGATAAGACTCCACGCAAACTCTGACGCCAACCTCGTGTCTAtagtctctttttttatctacatggaaaaaactataaaacataGCATGTCTTTGGGCCTCTTTTGCAGTGTACTTTCAGTGTAATACTCTGCAGAGCCAGAAAACTACAGTAAATCAATTTTCTTAAGGTCACAGTATTAGAATTATACAAGATTAATTAACATGCCTGATTTGCAGTATAGTGTGGGCTGCGCAGTGGGTGGCACAAGAAGCTTTGGCATGAGACTGGTTAAACATTTCTGAGTAGTTTTACTCCGATCTTTACTGTGCACCATTTGGATAAACTGATGCTTTCTCTTACATAACGAGAGCATGCGTGACTTTTGCTTATGAAGTGCTTAAGAGATTTATCTGACAGCTGCTTTGGAAAATATTTACTACAAAATCTAGAAAATAGAAGTTTCCAGCAATGTTTTAGGCTTTTTTTGACGCAAACCTTTCCCCTCAAACGACTGAAGGACACGAACAGTAAATGTACACTACGTCTCAGTTCCTTTTAGAGCTCACTGGATAATTTGACCAGACAAATTAACCGTTAGGAAACCAAACGGCTCATTACAGGCATGATTACAGGTTGGTGGTGTGGTGTTCTGCTTGTGCTCAACATAGACCAGTCTGCTCTTGCTGCTGTTTCTTTCAATGGGAACTACATCATGTCTCAAACATAAATTAAaggcataaaaaaaaattctgaacaTTTTAGGCACACACTGCTAGGTGGAAGCACTTATATTTGCCCTTGCTACTTTGAGAAGATCaaggtttttgcttttctttcattttcattcagctgCTACGTTCCTACAGTTGGCGAACATATGAAATATTATGGGAATGAATTTGAAAACTAGCTTACAGAcggaacaaacaaagaaacccattaaaaagaaattattttccacttaaaaaaacaaggtGCTATGAGGCGGTGCTTTAATGCGCCAATAACTAAATGCCTGTATGTATGTAAGTGCACAtattctatgtgtgtgtgcaagacAGATTCAGATAAGTGG
This Astatotilapia calliptera chromosome 7, fAstCal1.2, whole genome shotgun sequence DNA region includes the following protein-coding sequences:
- the usp3 gene encoding ubiquitin carboxyl-terminal hydrolase 3 isoform X2: MECPHLSSNISGAFDSSRFPNGTPSSWCCNVCRSNKSPWICLTCLMVHCGRYVNGHAKKHFEENQVLCVSQRKGEKHEKEKIHHSVCMDCSSYSVFCYRCDEFVVNDTKLGQVQKLREHLQSLENSALMGERQRKRKLQDSPAGDGKLLKDSDGVALCATGLRNLGNTCFMNAILQSLSNIEQFSCYFKELPAVALRSGKTAGRRMYHTRSQGDNSVSLVEEFRKTLCSLWQGNQTAFSPDSLFYAIWKIMPSFRELQYSRNGASHPVSPQDGVRLSSTDGKCCTNGTASVVTSIFGGILQNEVNCLICGTESRKFDPFLDLSLDIPSQFRQKRNKDQEPVPTCTLRDCLHSFTDLEELDDTELYYCHKCKKRQKSTKKFWIQKLPKVLCLHLKRFHWTAFLRNKVDTYVEFPLKGLDMRGYLLEPEKSLPGSCLYDLVAVVVHHGSGVGSGHYTAYGSHEGHWYHFNDSTVTLTNEDTVRKAKAYILFYVERTGQVPSDTSASNSTATNKPAVDAAAVDSVSPEIVSQDTVVADTVATDLDFADAASSHEDVAGEKEEVDVNKDMATLAEGDTVSVKAAADADTSDKAATEESHQALQTVAQ
- the usp3 gene encoding ubiquitin carboxyl-terminal hydrolase 3 isoform X1; this translates as MECPHLSSNISGAFDSSRFPNGTPSSWCCNVCRSNKSPWICLTCLMVHCGRYVNGHAKKHFEENQVLCVSQRKGEKHEKEKIHHSVCMDCSSYSVFCYRCDEFVVNDTKLGQVQKLREHLQSLENSALMGERQRKRKLQDSPAGDGKLLKDSDGVALCATGLRNLGNTCFMNAILQSLSNIEQFSCYFKELPAVALRSGKTAGRRMYHTRSQGDNSVSLVEEFRKTLCSLWQGNQTAFSPDSLFYAIWKIMPSFRGYQQQDAHEFMRYLLDHLHRELQYSRNGASHPVSPQDGVRLSSTDGKCCTNGTASVVTSIFGGILQNEVNCLICGTESRKFDPFLDLSLDIPSQFRQKRNKDQEPVPTCTLRDCLHSFTDLEELDDTELYYCHKCKKRQKSTKKFWIQKLPKVLCLHLKRFHWTAFLRNKVDTYVEFPLKGLDMRGYLLEPEKSLPGSCLYDLVAVVVHHGSGVGSGHYTAYGSHEGHWYHFNDSTVTLTNEDTVRKAKAYILFYVERTGQVPSDTSASNSTATNKPAVDAAAVDSVSPEIVSQDTVVADTVATDLDFADAASSHEDVAGEKEEVDVNKDMATLAEGDTVSVKAAADADTSDKAATEESHQALQTVAQ
- the fbxl22 gene encoding LOW QUALITY PROTEIN: F-box and leucine-rich protein 22 (The sequence of the model RefSeq protein was modified relative to this genomic sequence to represent the inferred CDS: inserted 1 base in 1 codon), which gives rise to MYLGHTIRDVGSLLLLTSRPIXCPRDEAYLYVSGQHTMHLIQLNRECLLHLFSFLDKDSRRSLSLTCHQLREVFLDPCLWNLLHFSSPCQLRKDNFVLGPSLRYLTISWYSSMVLQVCNIEDWLKSSFQKNICSKHESLVSTFLAHVCYMCPNLLSLTMSGCGHITDRDVISVLQCCRKLRYLHLENCVRITDCSLEGVVAHGDNLEEVKVDFCRNITQAGLQHCKEMKPALQLTAERSADLIPDSKPEERVPIRRTLQKVLQNS